The window TATCAGATGGGAGGGGTTCAGTAGGGGTCTCTTTGGACAAGGCCTCTTTATGGTCAAAACAAGCGGATCAGGAGACCTGTTCATTAATACATTTGGAGCAATCGATGAACACAAACTCGGGCCTGGAGAAAAGCTGGTTGTTGACAACTTTCACCTAGTTGCCTTCAGCGATACCTGTAATTATCAAGTCAAGAAGTTTGGGGACTGGAAAGAGACAATCTTTAGTGGAGAAGGTCTAGTTACTCACATTGAGGGCCCAGGGGCAGTCTATATTCAGACTAAAAATCTCAGAGAATTTGTTGACTGGTTATGGGTCTTAATCAGGCCTAGAATCTCTGCGCATAAATAGTTGGTTCCCACTGAGCTCGTCGCATACCCAACTGAGGAGAATTCAGATCTGAGTATAATCATTATAAATCATATTTAAATTCGCTAATAGTTTGGAGAGGAAGACCCAAGGCCACAATACATCCCAGATTTTAGAGCCGGCACGCGTGGTCACCGTGGCCTCTTGGCATTATAGGGAATATGTCCATCGGAATCAAGAAGAACCTATCAAAGATATATCCGAACCTAAAGAAGAGTTACTCATCGAGATCACTTAAAACAGTTCACCTATATATTTTTGACCGACCACTAGGAATTGTTTGAGCCACACGGGAAACCCTCTTAACCAGCGCAGAGAAATACAGATGGATAAAACATGCCTTTAGTAGAGATCAAGTGGTGGGCTGGCAGGGACAACGCAACCAAGGCCAAGACTATCGAACTAGTGACCAATGCGATATGCGAAGCATGCAATTGTAGCCCAGATGCCGTTACCGTTATCATCCAGGACTTCGACAAGGCCGGTTGGGGTAAAAGCGGAAAACCTTCGGGCTAAACCAGAGCCCATTTTTATTTTTTCAATCCATTCCAGTTCATGCTATTAGGTTAGCCTTGTCAAGTTTCCTACGAGCATCATAAATTACCATAAACATATAGCAGAAAGAGACACATGGCGAATGAACTTCATGCTGACCAAGATTAAGGCAAGCTACGTGGTTGGATTCGATGGTGTAGGCCACAGGATAATCCGGGACGGCGTCGTTGTCTACGAGGATGACCTGGTCCTATATGTTGGGAAATCATTCAGAGATCCAGTGGATGAGACCATTGAGGCCCGTGGACGCCTCGTCTGCCCCGGCTTTGTGAACATCCACGCTTTGACGAGCCTGTGTATCACCCATTTCCGCACAGACGGATTGGGAACGAAAAGACAAACGAGCTCTAAGGAGACCATGCTTAGGGGTCTCAAGAAGCCCAAGGTATATTTTGAGGGGAACGATCTTGACGTAAGTGTCCGTTTCAGCTTCGCTGAGCTCCTTAAGGGAGGTGCAACCACAATCTGTGAGATCACCAGCTTTGGGACATCTGGGTTTCAACCCCCTCGTGGGCAAGCGGAGCTCTTCGTTGACATCGCGGGAGAGATGGGGGCGAGGGCCTATATCTCTCACCCCCACACAGATATGCAGCTCTATACCAACGATGATGGCTCGACCTTATACTATTTAGATGAGGAGGCGGGGTTGAGGGCTCTCGCAG of the Candidatus Bathyarchaeota archaeon genome contains:
- a CDS encoding tautomerase family protein; this translates as MPLVEIKWWAGRDNATKAKTIELVTNAICEACNCSPDAVTVIIQDFDKAGWGKSGKPSG
- a CDS encoding TIGR00266 family protein; translated protein: MEYEIKYNPSYSMLVLDLDDGERITGEAGSLTYMTPNIEVETRTREKSLFGTLKTSLLGGQSLFVTDFTSRGGKGQIALGAAPIGDIKKFEVNPNQGWIIERSSYLASSNQVELDIRWEGFSRGLFGQGLFMVKTSGSGDLFINTFGAIDEHKLGPGEKLVVDNFHLVAFSDTCNYQVKKFGDWKETIFSGEGLVTHIEGPGAVYIQTKNLREFVDWLWVLIRPRISAHK